One genomic segment of Mauremys mutica isolate MM-2020 ecotype Southern chromosome 10, ASM2049712v1, whole genome shotgun sequence includes these proteins:
- the LOC123378561 gene encoding histamine N-methyltransferase-like, producing MGLTGCSSRDTHLHPKQLSGTSGWARLWKKYGPRLPLNDLCLYVSSADIKEQLNTIGLKYQVYELPSTMDITNCFIKGNKEGELLLDFLTETCYFSKTASLDLKNEIMEELKKPECSEEKDGKVFFNNNLSAIVIEP from the exons ATGGGACTGACGGGGTGTAGCAGCAGAGATACTCACCTGCACCCTAAACAGCTTTCAG GAACCAGTGGCTGGGCCAGGCTGTGGAAGAAATATGGACCTCGCTTACCTCTGAACGATCTTTGCTTATATGTTTCATCTGCTGACATCAAAGAGCAACTCAATACAATAGGGCTGAAGTATCAGGTCTATGAGCTTCCATCCACTATGGACATAACTAATTGTTTTATCAAAGGGAACaaagagggggagctgctgctggattTTTTGACAGAAACCTGCTATTTTAGTAAAACTGCTAGTCTAGACctaaaaaatgaaataatggaAGAACTTAAAAAGCCTGAATGCAGTGAAGAGAAAgatggaaaggttttttttaacaaCAACTTGAGTGCAATAGTGATTGAGCCATGA